The following proteins are co-located in the Thermosipho affectus genome:
- the iadA gene encoding beta-aspartyl-peptidase, with protein sequence MVKLIKNATVYTPKYIGKKDILILNGKIAIIEEGINIDNFPLDIQMYDFSGKIVVPGFIDGHVHITGGGGEGDFSTRTPEINLRQLIKGGITTVVGCLGTDGITRSLENLYAKAKALNKEGVNAFIYTGSYAVPPVTFTGSIAKDIVLIDRVIGVGEIAISDHRSTQPTLEEIKKIVSNARLGGLISGKAGIVNFHVGSGKFGIDYLFDIVKDTEIPIINLYPTHMNRNKKLLEQGIEFAKMGGFFDLTTSFSTNEDKIRTVNYLMECYKSKVIDRVTLTSDGQGSLPKFDKDGNFIGLQIGEVTSLYEIVKTSVKKGYLPLEEALKTITVNPSRVLKLKFKGRLEKGYDADLVVLNENLEIDSVVSRGDFLMYKEKIVKKGTFED encoded by the coding sequence ATGGTAAAGTTGATAAAGAATGCCACAGTTTATACACCTAAGTATATTGGAAAAAAGGATATTTTAATTTTAAATGGAAAGATTGCAATTATTGAAGAAGGGATAAATATTGATAATTTTCCATTGGATATTCAAATGTACGATTTTTCTGGAAAAATTGTTGTTCCAGGGTTTATTGATGGACATGTCCATATTACTGGCGGAGGTGGTGAGGGGGATTTTTCAACTAGAACACCGGAAATTAATTTGAGGCAATTAATAAAGGGAGGAATTACTACTGTAGTAGGTTGTTTAGGAACAGATGGTATAACTAGAAGTCTTGAAAATTTGTATGCAAAGGCAAAAGCATTGAACAAAGAAGGTGTAAATGCTTTTATTTACACGGGTTCTTATGCAGTTCCACCTGTAACCTTTACAGGTAGTATAGCAAAGGATATTGTATTAATTGATAGGGTTATTGGTGTTGGAGAGATAGCAATTTCAGATCATAGATCAACTCAACCGACTTTGGAAGAGATAAAAAAGATAGTTTCAAATGCTAGATTGGGAGGACTTATTTCTGGAAAAGCAGGTATTGTTAATTTTCATGTTGGTTCTGGTAAATTTGGAATAGATTATTTGTTTGATATTGTAAAAGACACAGAAATTCCCATAATCAATCTATATCCCACCCATATGAATAGAAATAAAAAATTGTTGGAACAGGGGATAGAATTTGCAAAAATGGGTGGTTTTTTTGATTTAACCACAAGTTTTTCAACAAATGAGGATAAAATTAGAACGGTAAATTATTTAATGGAATGTTATAAATCCAAAGTAATTGATAGAGTTACTTTAACTTCGGATGGTCAGGGAAGTCTTCCAAAATTTGACAAAGATGGTAATTTTATAGGTTTGCAAATTGGAGAAGTTACCTCTTTATATGAAATTGTAAAGACAAGTGTGAAAAAAGGATATTTGCCGTTAGAAGAAGCGTTAAAGACTATAACGGTTAATCCTTCTAGGGTGTTAAAACTTAAATTTAAGGGTAGATTAGAGAAAGGTTACGATGCGGATTTAGTTGTGTTAAATGAAAATTTGGAAATTGATAGTGTTGTAAGTCGTGGAGATTTTTTGATGTACAAAGAGAAAATAGTGAAAAAAGGTACTTTTGAAGATTAA
- a CDS encoding CPBP family intramembrane glutamic endopeptidase translates to MKILFPLINIFAIILLYITLSKKISNKLFKITRDIFKIQTILSPITILYSITFAYILKINIKEMGFRIGDLKTGLTFIAIFGIPIFILSYIFAKKAKKEEIENFSYLKIRSKWQIIYVFFFVGLTEETFFRGLIQTYLNKSINLFISITLTSVIFSLFHILNVKTKNETFRVFLQLFPIRFVISLILGYTFQLSKSLIYPAIIHNLMDGITLLTIQKIIYNKRSRSNTL, encoded by the coding sequence ATGAAAATTCTTTTCCCTTTAATAAATATCTTTGCAATAATTCTTTTGTACATAACACTTTCTAAAAAAATATCCAATAAGTTATTTAAGATCACAAGGGATATTTTTAAAATTCAAACAATACTTTCTCCCATAACTATATTATACTCTATAACATTTGCTTACATATTAAAGATAAACATTAAAGAAATGGGATTTCGAATAGGTGATTTAAAAACAGGATTAACATTCATAGCAATATTTGGAATACCTATTTTTATTCTCTCTTATATCTTTGCAAAAAAAGCAAAAAAAGAAGAGATAGAAAATTTTAGTTATCTAAAAATAAGGTCAAAATGGCAGATAATCTATGTGTTTTTTTTTGTGGGGTTAACTGAGGAAACTTTTTTCAGAGGATTAATACAAACATATCTAAATAAAAGCATCAATCTTTTTATTTCTATTACTTTAACTAGTGTAATATTTTCACTGTTTCACATCTTAAATGTTAAGACTAAAAATGAAACGTTTAGGGTTTTTTTACAACTTTTTCCCATTAGATTTGTAATTTCTCTAATCCTTGGATACACATTTCAACTTTCAAAAAGTTTAATCTATCCAGCAATCATCCACAATCTCATGGATGGAATAACACTTTTAACAATACAAAAAATTATTTACAACAAACGATCAAGAAGCAATACCTTGTGA